DNA sequence from the Bremerella cremea genome:
GAAGACGATTGTCTTCTTTTTTGTTGCTGCCAAGTCGGCGGTTAGCCATTCAAGTTCCTCAGGCGGAATATTGGCATCGGTCCACACAAAGTTCTTCCGCCCGTACGGTTCCCCTGCTGAGGTGAAACACGCATCGAGGACCACAAAGTGCATTTCTCCTCGATCGAACGAATAGAACGACTTCTCTTGTCCAACACCGCCGAGAAACTCTTGTTTGGTTAGCGTATCGACGCAATGGTTCCCCAGCACATAATGCCGGTCGTCGCAGATTTCAGCGAAGGGCTGTGCGATGGTTTTGAGGTAGCTTTGTTCCGTTTCGACCGAATCGGCGGCATCGATGAAATCGCCCAGTTCGACCAGGAAATCCAACTTGGCTTCCCCTAGCTTTTCCGAGGCATCAGCAAGCTTTGCTAAGGTTTCGCGATAATAACGCGAACCGGCCGGATCTTTGTCGGCATAGTGTAAATCGGTCATCATGCCAACACGAAGCATAGGGGAACGATCCTCGGCGTGGAGCAAGCCAGAAGGGAAACAGGCAGCACCGGTCAGCACAAGCGAACTTTGCTGCAAAAACGCACGTCGACTTGGAGAACGATTGAACATGGAGAACCCTTTATGAGAACAAAGCGTGTCTCCTGAGGGTAACGCAAGCTCGTTCCCGTAGGCAAGCCTCCTCGGCTAAATCGCTACGAACGCACCAAAGCGTGAGGGACAGGGGCCGTAAGATTAGGCCGATAAAAAGAGCTGCGGCAATGTTGATGCGGGGTGAAGTTCGGTCCGACATCGGCTAGAAATTCTTGGGCTCCGACAAACAAGTAGCCATCGGACACCATGGTCTGGGCAATGCGGCGAAACAAGTCTTGGCGGACTTCACGAGTGAAATAAATCGCGACATTGCGACAGAAGACCATATCGTATCGGGCAGTCTGTCCCAAGGGTTCCAATAAGTTTTTACGGTTAAAGGAAACCATTCCGCGAATTTCGTCACGAATTCGCCAACCGTCTCCTTCGGGATAGAAGAACCGTTTCAATCTTTCTTGCGAGACGCCACGTTCGATTTCATGCTTTGCGTAAACGCCTCGACTTGCTTTCGAGATGGCGGCATCGGAGATGTCGGTGGCGGTAATCTGAATATCCCAGCGATGCACATCAGGAATCATCTCGGCGATGGTCATCGCCAGGCTATACGGCTCTTGCCCTGTGCTACATGCGGCCGACCAAATCCGTACTCTGGTAGGAAACGCCGTCTTGCCTCGCGCGTCGATCAATTCAGGTAGGGCTTTGTATTGGAATGCCTCGAACAAGTATTTGTCGCGGAAGAACAAGGTCTCATTGGTGGTAATGGCGTCGACAAATTGATTGGTGAGCTGCGAATCGACGCCTAAGCGAACCTTTTTCACTAACTCGGCATAGTCTTTACAGCCATGTTTTTCGACGATCTGTCCCAAGCGGCTTTCTATCAGGTACGACTTGCTAGAGTCCAAACAGATCCCACAAAGATCGTTCACCAAGTTGCATACGGCGTCGATATCGCCGATCGTTAGCGACATGATGCAGCTCCCTTAGTTCCAGCGAACTGAATCACTTCATGCATTTGCTCTAGCGGGATCACTTTGTCCGCCAAGCCACCTGCAATTACCTGCCGAGGCATCCCGAACACGACACAGCTTTTTTCGTCTTGGGCCACCACCATGCAGCCATGCCGCTTTAATAGTCGGCAGCCTAATGTTCCATCGTCCCCCATCCCTGTCATAACCACTGCCATCGCCTGACGGCCATATTCGTGGGCAATCGATCGAAACAAATAGTCGACAGACGGGCGGCAACTGCGTTCGGGAGGATCGTCCGTGATATGGATCAATTTCGCGCCACCTTCCGTGATCACTTTCAT
Encoded proteins:
- a CDS encoding metallophosphoesterase family protein — its product is MFNRSPSRRAFLQQSSLVLTGAACFPSGLLHAEDRSPMLRVGMMTDLHYADKDPAGSRYYRETLAKLADASEKLGEAKLDFLVELGDFIDAADSVETEQSYLKTIAQPFAEICDDRHYVLGNHCVDTLTKQEFLGGVGQEKSFYSFDRGEMHFVVLDACFTSAGEPYGRKNFVWTDANIPPEELEWLTADLAATKKKTIVFAHQRLDQEGKHAVKNAAAVRKVLQKSGNVWAVFQGHSHANDYREVAGIHYCTMRAMIEKSGVANNGFAVLEIDPRGVLKVNGFRDQADYQWS
- a CDS encoding CheR family methyltransferase is translated as MSLTIGDIDAVCNLVNDLCGICLDSSKSYLIESRLGQIVEKHGCKDYAELVKKVRLGVDSQLTNQFVDAITTNETLFFRDKYLFEAFQYKALPELIDARGKTAFPTRVRIWSAACSTGQEPYSLAMTIAEMIPDVHRWDIQITATDISDAAISKASRGVYAKHEIERGVSQERLKRFFYPEGDGWRIRDEIRGMVSFNRKNLLEPLGQTARYDMVFCRNVAIYFTREVRQDLFRRIAQTMVSDGYLFVGAQEFLADVGPNFTPHQHCRSSFYRPNLTAPVPHALVRS